The following coding sequences lie in one bacterium genomic window:
- the coxB gene encoding cytochrome c oxidase subunit II: MFREVSDTAVLVDRSLVFIIGTAIAFLAVVTALMLYFVVRYRASRHPVAENPDREGSTALEVAWTVAATLLVILMFWFGWRDFAYLRTPPADALRVRVTAQEWSWRFTYAGGRESDVLRVPLGRPTRLDMTSLDVIHSAYIPAFRIKEDVVPGMTTHLWFTPKEAGKYDLFCTEYCGEGHSHMRAVVDVVPEAAFAVWLGEGAAAGPPQGEAVLKEKGCLGCHAIDGPGPVAPGFRGLYGSTVTVVTGGAERTIPADEPYLRRSIVDPAADVVKGYPNIMPRMPLDSAELDAVVAALKALGGTRP; the protein is encoded by the coding sequence GCGAGGTCTCCGACACCGCCGTCCTCGTCGACCGCTCGCTGGTCTTCATCATCGGCACCGCCATCGCGTTCCTCGCGGTGGTGACGGCGCTCATGCTCTACTTCGTCGTCCGCTACCGCGCGTCGCGCCACCCGGTGGCGGAGAACCCGGACCGCGAAGGCTCCACGGCGCTGGAGGTCGCGTGGACGGTCGCGGCGACCCTCCTCGTCATCCTGATGTTCTGGTTCGGATGGCGTGACTTCGCCTACCTGCGCACGCCTCCTGCGGACGCGCTCCGGGTGCGCGTCACCGCCCAGGAGTGGTCGTGGCGCTTCACCTACGCCGGCGGGCGCGAGAGCGATGTGCTGAGGGTGCCGCTGGGCCGCCCCACGCGCCTGGACATGACGTCGCTGGACGTGATCCACAGCGCCTACATCCCCGCGTTCCGCATCAAGGAGGACGTGGTGCCGGGCATGACCACCCACCTCTGGTTCACGCCCAAGGAGGCCGGGAAGTACGACCTGTTTTGCACGGAGTACTGCGGCGAGGGGCATTCGCACATGCGGGCGGTGGTCGACGTCGTCCCGGAGGCGGCGTTCGCCGTCTGGCTCGGCGAGGGCGCCGCCGCAGGGCCGCCGCAGGGCGAGGCGGTCCTCAAGGAGAAGGGCTGCCTCGGCTGCCACGCGATCGACGGGCCGGGGCCGGTCGCGCCGGGATTCAGGGGCCTCTACGGCTCGACCGTGACCGTGGTGACCGGTGGCGCCGAGCGCACGATCCCGGCGGACGAGCCGTACCTGCGCCGGTCCATCGTCGACCCGGCGGCAGACGTCGTGAAGGGCTACCCGAACATCATGCCGAGGATGCCGCTGGATTCGGCGGAGCTGGACGCCGTCGTCGCCGCGCTCAAGGCGCTGGGAGGGACGAGGCCGTGA